Below is a window of Calonectris borealis chromosome 25, bCalBor7.hap1.2, whole genome shotgun sequence DNA.
TTGCTCGTCTTCCTGCAGAGCGGCAAGGTGAGGAAGGCCATCCGCATCTACCTCATCAACCTCACGCTGGCCGACATCCTCTTCAACCTCACCCTGCCCCTCTGGATCCCCTACTACCTGGCTGGGGGGGACTGGCTGCTCTCGGAGGCCGCCTGCCGCCTGGCCGGGGCCGCCTACTACCTGGCGACCTACAGCGCCGTCACCTTCATGGCGCTCATCAGCTTCAACCGGTACTGCGCGgtgcgggcggcgcggcgggagctgccgctgacggggcgccggggggccgcGCTGGCCTGCACCCTGgcctggctgctggggctgggctgtgccgtgCCCACCTTGGCCGCCCGGCAGACCTTCCCTGCCCGCGCCGGGGCCACCGCCTGCTTCGAGCAGCACGGGCGGCAGCGGGCGTACGCCTATGCCATGGTGGGCTTCTTCGCCGCCGCCTTcctggtggtgctgggcaccTACGCCTCCATCGCCCGGGCGCTCTCGGTGCCCGCTGCCGCCTCGCCAGGCTCCCACCGGCAGCAGGCACGCGCcatggtgctggggatgctgctggtcTTTGTGGTCTGCGTGGCCCCCTACCACCTCACGCTGGCCCCCTGGGTGGGCAGCCGGCCCCCCACGCCGCTCtgcgggccgcccgccgccctggACGTGCTGCACGCGCTGAGTGTGGCCCTGCTCAGCCTCAACAGTTGCCTCGACCCCCTCGTCTACTGCTTCTCCATCCGGCGCTTCCGCGCTGACCTGGGACGGACCCTGCGCAAGATCGGCCGCTGCCTCCCGCTCTCCCCTccggcccccgccgggcccgTGCCCAACGCCCGCACGTCCTCCTTTGCCTCCTCGTAGCGGGGTGGGCACCGGGGtcctgcccccagctgccctggtgcCACAGTCCCAGCGGGACGGGGTCCCTGGCACCAGGCTAGGGATGGGGAGCAGCGTGGGGGGAGCTCCGGCTTTATgcacccccctcctcctcctcccacccccactcTGCTCTCTGCGCATCCCCACGTGCTCACTGGCCCACGGTTTCGTTCACGCACGGATCCTGCCCTCTGCATTCACAGGCACTGGGGGGGCGGCTCGCCCGGCGAAgggggggctgagctgctgcgGGGGGAGGCTGGGCCGTGATGGGACGTGGTGAGACAGGACGGGGAGGGATGCCCAGAGGCTGCTGTCCCCTCCTGGGGCTCTCCATCCCGCAGGGACACGCGTGATCAAAGACACCCGTGGCATGAGCCGGCCTGCCCAGGGGGGGCTGTTTGGGGCCCAGCGGCCGGTCCCGTGCTGCAGCGTGCCTGAGCCTTGCGCCCGCATCCCTCCCGCTCTCAGCCAGGATTAAAAATGAATGAGCCAAAGGCTTCCCCAGTCTCTTTGCTGGTGGGTGCCTGTGCCGCACACCGAGCAGCGCCAGCCGCTCCCgcacccccgggcagggctgggcctgggggagcccctggccccccatccctggcccccatccccagccatggctcagccctgctcctgcagcaggagccgGCGCCGGGGTGGCTCCTGCACCGGGGGCTGCTgggccccgctcccccctgccccatcccctgccctgcccacgggTGGGTGGCCATGGCGGGCGCAGCGCAGCCCCCAGCCTCACGCCTGCCACCCACCTTCCCGGCGAGCCCCGGTGCACAGCGGGGGCGGCAGAGCCGGCGCAGGGCCGTGGGCGGCTGCGTGGGCGGAAGATGGTGTTTTCCCAGCCCTGGCTCGTTCCTGCCGCCaccgcagccctgctccccggcGCTGCACGGACGGGAGCGGCGGGTGCTGCGCAGCCACGTGGGCTCTGGGGCGTGCAGGGGCAGGGGCATGGTGGTGGGGGCCAGGGGGTCGGGGTGCATCAGCTGCCCCCCAGTCGGGGGTCCTgccccccagcacagggctgcTCACCAGCACGCTCCAACCCACCAgtgcctgggaaggaagagagaggcatcgggcaggaggagatgggctgCCAGGGGGACTGCTGGCACAGCACGGGCAGGGTGGCAGCTGGGCACCGGGACAGCTGGGTGCCGCCTGTGCCTGTCGGCGGTGGGTTATTAAAGGCTGCTCGGCTGCCTGTGGGGAGGCGAAGGTGTGGAGCAAGGTCAGGCCCCGGGGGGACGGGGTCTCCATGTGCATGGGAATCGTGCACTATCGTGACTCAGGGAGCCCACAGCACAGTTAACCTGGCATGGGCGCGCAAGACGCCAGGGTGCCCTGGTGCCCGGGCCCTTTGCTCTGGCTCCATGCAGTTGTTCCCAATGGGCTGGGCTGGACGGAGCTGGTCCCCATGTGCTGCGTCTCGGCAGAGCCAGACATGGCCAAGGGTGCCTCTGCTCCGCAGCCGGCCCTGGCCCAGCTGTCCTCGACCACCCGGTTGTTCCCCTTTTGAAGTTCATATTAAATTTTAATCCTTTTATATAACTGCTCAGGGAGGTGGGCAGAGTTCCGCTCCCCGcatgcagcaggagcagccatgCCGGTGGCAATGCACGGTGCTGCAGGGCCTggcgagggctggggctgggctcccctccccgggggcagcaGGACTTTTGGGGGGATCTTTGCATGCCAGcggtgggggcagccccagctctggctCTGGCTCTGGCAGGGTGTCCTGGGGAAGGGACTGTTCAGCGGAGGGGATGGTGATGGGGGCCACGGGGCTGCTGAGCAGAGTGCCCCGAGATGGGGGTGGCACTGCAGAGCcgcagcactgggagcagggcCTCGATCCGGCCCCGCTGTCCCCACAGcgtgctgctctcctgctgccccgtgccacccccgGGAAACACTTGTGTCCTCCAGCCCCGGCTGTCCCGCCAGGTGACTGATGGTGTGAccgctggggacagccctgcctggtgACACAGCCAGCCTGGCTAAGGACCACAGCACTGGGACGGGGACACAAACCACCAGGACACGGTTGCTTAAAAACCTGCTCCAGGCACTCACCTGGGCCGTGTCCCCCCACGCTTCGGGCAGGGGCTCCCACGCGGCATGGCGGGCGGCTTCAGGGCCGGCAGGGCACCAGGGCCAGGCACGTGCCGCAGTGTGGCTCCCGCCACCACGCACAGCAAGGCGTTACCCAGGTTATTGTTCTGCTGCGCTTCCAACCCGTGTGCGCcgcaattattattattagcaaatTACACGGCACGGTGCGAGGGGCTCGGCAGGTGGGCGGCAGCTGGCGGCTCCCGGTctgctggcgggaggctgggccCCCGGGGGCTGCACCCTGCCCGGGGCTGTCCCGGTACCCCGGCACTTCCTGGGCAGGCAGGGTGGCCACCGGCAGGGGTGGGTGACGGGTCCCAGagtgcccccgccgccccggggtgCCCCAGGGGGATGCCCACGAGTGGGTACCACCTGCCCCGGTGCCAGCCAGCAACCGCAGGGCAGAGCCCACGTAGCgtgccccgccggcggcagctCCCCGGCCCCACGCGTGGCACCCGcggcgccccccgctccccccccgtcCTGGCTGCGCCCCGCCGCGCacggggccgggggtcccggggcgccgggaggcggcggcagagCCGCACCGGAGCCATtttgcgccgccgccgcccgctctgACTCCCGGGGAAAATCCACCGCCGTGTCTTGGctgcgccgcggcggcggccccgctccgctccgctccgcgcccatCCGCGCTGCACTGCGGGGCCGCCGCCACTCGCATgctgccgcccgccgcgctcccacgcgcggggcgccggcccgggccGCGCCGGGACCAGCCGAGCCCAACCGAGCCGCTCCGGTACCAGCCGGGCCGGgagcagccgggccgggccgtcgGGGAGCCGCCCGGCAGCGGCCGGAGGATGTAGGCGGCGGGAGCGGGGTAagagcggcgggggcggcgggctgtGGGCGCGGGGGACCGTGGGCGTGGGGGGCCGGTGCCCCGGTGCTGCCGCCCGGGGCTGGTGCCGCCGCGGGGCAtcgccgggggagcgggggcccCGGTCCCGGGAGAACCGCGGTGCCCAGCGCGGGGGGGGTTCCCCCCAACGGGGCACCGCGGCCGTGCGGGACAGGCCCTGGGGGGACGGGACGTGTCGTGTCGCCCGGGGACCCGTCCATCGCCGCCGaacgggtgctgggggggagccggggggagaTGGCAAGATGGCTGGGGGCATCTCACCGGTACCGCGGTGCTCGGCTCAGCCAGCGCGGCTGGTCGGGATCCGCCGGCGGGTGCGGGAGAAGGGGTGCGGGCATCCCCCATCTCCTGGTGCGTGAGGCGTTGGGGAGGGGGctctcagcccctccagcctccccccggAAGGCAACAGAAGCCATCCTGGTGCTCTCCCGCTGCGGAGGGCTCGGGCCAGGGTTGGGCAGGcccaggacccctccccaaaCCGGTGGTCTCCCCTCTCGCCAGCCTGCAAGGCTGCGAGGCAGGGAGGGTCGGCGCTGGGTGCGGGAGCCGCGTCCCAGCCAGGCTGGTGCGGgtccggggctgccggcgggtgctgggagctggcacAGAGCAGACGCCGAGCGGTGACTCTCACCGCGCATCCAGGCTCCGTGGTACGACCCAGCCTGGCAGGCAAGGAGAGCTTTCCAGGGGCCCGGGTCTGGGTGTCTCTCTCCTCTCATCGCCTTCCTTCTCCCGGACGGTTGGGTTTTGTTGGAGGAGCCAGTCTGGTCCCTCCAGCCTGTGCCAAACCTGCAGAGCAAGTTGGCGCTGGGACCGCTCGTCTCTCTCCGTCCTGTGACATCCAGCCCTGCACGTCACCTCCCTCGTGGGGCACAGGGCAGTgggtccctgcctgctgcctgggcCAGGCACGAAGCCCcgagcaggcaggaggggacagagctgggctgtTGGGTGCCAGCTGCCCCCGTGGGAGTccaggctgggagcagaaggCCTCCCTTGGTATAAATCGGTGCAGGATCTGGCCAGCAGTGCAGATTCTCCTTTAGGAAATGGATGTCATTTCCCGTCTATCTCAGTTCCTCACCTCCGTGCTCCCAGTGTCCTCCCACACGCGTCCGCggctcccagccctcgaggacccCGGTTGCTGGCGGATGGAGCAGCGGGACGGCCACGGGGAGACAGGCATGGCCACGCTCGGGAGGCTGCAAGGAGGCACATCAGCCCTTTCAAAGCATTTATTCAAGCACCGGCAgggctgaaagggaaaaaatagccaTCAAAGTGACCGTGGAGCATCTGAGCTGGAGGCTGCGGGGGTGGCAAGAGCACCGGTGCGGGGCGGCGCAGGCGTGAGCCGTGGTTGGAGCTGCCTTGGACTTTTTTACCCTACCGAGCCCAGGCACCAGGACCGGCTCTGGGCATCCCtgctgcggggagcggggtgACACAACCGTGGCGTCCCCATCCAGCCTGGGCGAGTTGCTGCCGAGCCCTCAGTGCCCAAATCTCCCTCCTGAGTGGCAGGGCTTGTGCCATGTGGGTTGGagacagcagcacaggctggagcagcagcacccagccctcctgccgggcctggcccccagcagcctgggcaggcaCGGGGAGGGAGCGGAAAGCAGTGGGGAGcccgggctgggggtccctggaggggcCCTTCATTCAGCCTCCCCATTGTGAGCTCAGGGCAGAGCCGTGCCGGGACACAGCGCCCGTGCAGGAGGCACGAGGCTGGTGGCTGCACTGGTGCGTAGGTCTCCACGGGTCTGCCCACCCGCaagggcaggatccagccccaCGCTGGGGTCTCGTGCCTGGGTGgtgtggctgggctggggctccAGATCCAGGTTTTGCAGACGCTTGTGTCTTTCCGACAAGCGGATCTGAAACCCTGGATCCCACCCAGCCAGAAATTTGGATCTGGAGCCAAAGGTGACTCTTGGCCCTTACTGCCATCACGGGCAAAGCTAAAATCTGGATCTGAGCGGCGACATGAGGAACCTGGATCCGGCTCAGGAGCTGAACGTGTGGCTTGTGTTCCTTCTGCCCATCAAATTGGATTTCCTGAAATAGCCTGTTGAAGACCAGAGCCCGGCAGGGACCAAATGACAGGTCACCAGGGGTGTGGAAGCACCACCATGATCCTGGCTGCCTGCTTCAAGACGTTGGCAGCcagcaataatagtaatataCGGTGCCATTGCCGGGAGAGCGCTGCGCCGGGGAGCTAAGAATAGCAGGCGAGACGTGCCGGCAGCCGGGGACTCgcggggagggccgggggccAGGGGCACGCGGTTGGATGTGTCCTGGGGGACATCCCGGTGATGGGGTGGATGGAGGTGGCTGCCTGCCTTCCTCACGGGGGGAAGGACATCCCCGCGGTGcgggtggcatggggcacagcgGATGCCAGCGGAAGGCAAGGGGACGTGGACGTGCAGAGCAGTGCCTGGTGCCACTGACCCTGCGTAGCGCCCTTCAGCGTGGCCTCGGGGCTCTGCTGTCCCCAAGAGCTGGGGGTGAAGCGTGCGCTGCCGAAGTGCTCCGTGGCCTTGGGATCGTGGCTGTTTTGATGGCCCCGTGACGCCTGGTCCCGCAGTGAGCAGCAGCACGGGGGGGCCACCCCAAGATGAAGGAGGGGGCCAGACTCCGAGCGCAGCACCCCGTGCTTGCCTCCCCTCCACCAGGCAGGATCAAGCTCCTTCTGctccccctgctctgcccagcgCCCTGGGGCCATACGGCATCGGCCgtggggggacagaggggcacGGCCACCATGGGCACACGAGCTGAGCTGTGGGCAGGCCGGgctgctctctgccagctgcGGTGGCGGCACATGGCAGCAGAGCAAGTGCCCATCAGATTAACGAGAATTAATTTGTACTTTCCCCGTttccggggggccgggggtgctgcGGGTGCCCGGTGTCCCCCTCCCACGAGCAgctgtgctcctgcagctcccgtGTCAGCGCCTCTGCAACCTGCCCTCAATCCTAATTAGATTTTCCACGTCCCCCCCCAGCTTACTCCTCCCCAAATGCTGGAGCGGGAAGGAGCCATGACATGGTTTCTAATCAGCTTCTGAATTCAGGTTCCTCTTGGCTGTCGTTGGAGGAGGCTTCTCCCAGCCTTTATCTGGTGCTGCCCAGGCAGGGTGCTGCTCTGCGGTTCCCCTCGACACCGCGGCGGCAGGCGATGCCGGTGCCCCGGGGAGCGAGCGGCACAGCGCTGTGCACGGAGGCAGCTGGGAGACCCTACAGAAACACAGTGCTGTTCGGAGCCAGGAACTTGCAAGAGCATCACCGGCACCCACAGACCCTGCCACGCACTGCTGGGTGGGAGCCAAAGCAGGCGGCCTCCCCGCCGCAACCCGGGTCCGGCGGGCACTGGGGCTGCCGTGCGGTGCGGTGGTGCTGCGCCGGCAGCGTCGGCTGCTCCTGGCAAGCACCGAGCGCCgatgctgctgttttcctgggGCTCGTTCTGCGTTGCTCCCAGGGGGCCGGGCGGCTGGTGCGGGAGCTGGGCATTGTGCCCCGCGTGCCCGTCCTGGCACAGCTCCACTGCAGCCGGTGCATTGCTGGGTTTGGCTTCTTCCCCGGCACCCGGACCTCATCGGCAGCGAGTTGTGGCTCTGAGCAAAGCCAGGGGTTGCAAACACTTC
It encodes the following:
- the LOC142092773 gene encoding platelet-activating factor receptor-like; its protein translation is MNGSAPGPLPAGHPGECVPSDPVQFVLVPAVYCLVLCVGLPGNLVALLVFLQSGKVRKAIRIYLINLTLADILFNLTLPLWIPYYLAGGDWLLSEAACRLAGAAYYLATYSAVTFMALISFNRYCAVRAARRELPLTGRRGAALACTLAWLLGLGCAVPTLAARQTFPARAGATACFEQHGRQRAYAYAMVGFFAAAFLVVLGTYASIARALSVPAAASPGSHRQQARAMVLGMLLVFVVCVAPYHLTLAPWVGSRPPTPLCGPPAALDVLHALSVALLSLNSCLDPLVYCFSIRRFRADLGRTLRKIGRCLPLSPPAPAGPVPNARTSSFASS